In the genome of Photobacterium sp. TLY01, one region contains:
- the ispC gene encoding 1-deoxy-D-xylulose-5-phosphate reductoisomerase yields the protein MRKLTILGATGSIGTSTLAVAANNPDQFEVVALAAGTDSRKMFELCCQWQPRYAAMASEQAARELSEQLKAHGFATQVLSGVAGMCEIAALDEVDTVMAAIVGAAGLMPTMAAVKAGKRVLLANKEALVMSGQMFIDAVAKYGAELLPVDSEHNAIYQCLPLDVQQQTGRCDLSAAGISKILLTGSGGPFRYTDPQDLATVTPEMAIAHPNWSMGPKISVDSATMMNKGLEYIEARWLFNASREQLEVLIHPQSVIHSMVQYKDGSVLAQMGLPDMQTPIAFAMAYPERVDAGVKPLDFTQAGELTFMAPDMSRYPCLQLAIEACYSGQAATTSLNAANEVAVAEFLAGAIRFTDIARVNQQVLERINLAEPRSLACVMALDADARQLAQQVIQKVAR from the coding sequence ATGCGTAAGTTAACCATTCTGGGTGCAACGGGATCAATTGGCACCAGTACACTGGCAGTGGCGGCAAACAATCCTGACCAGTTTGAGGTGGTCGCGCTGGCTGCGGGCACAGATAGCCGTAAAATGTTTGAACTGTGCTGTCAGTGGCAGCCCAGGTATGCTGCGATGGCCTCTGAGCAGGCTGCTCGTGAGCTGTCTGAACAGTTGAAAGCGCACGGTTTCGCTACTCAGGTGCTGTCAGGGGTTGCTGGCATGTGCGAAATAGCTGCGCTGGATGAAGTGGATACCGTGATGGCCGCCATTGTCGGGGCTGCCGGACTGATGCCGACTATGGCTGCGGTCAAAGCCGGTAAACGTGTGCTGCTGGCCAACAAAGAAGCTCTGGTGATGTCCGGGCAGATGTTTATTGATGCTGTTGCGAAGTATGGCGCAGAATTATTACCGGTAGACAGTGAACATAATGCGATTTATCAGTGTCTACCTTTAGATGTTCAACAGCAGACCGGGCGCTGTGATCTGTCTGCAGCTGGGATCAGCAAGATTTTGCTGACCGGCTCTGGTGGTCCCTTTCGCTATACCGATCCACAGGATCTGGCGACTGTGACCCCGGAAATGGCCATTGCGCATCCAAACTGGTCGATGGGACCCAAGATTTCCGTCGATTCGGCCACTATGATGAATAAAGGGCTGGAATACATAGAAGCCCGTTGGCTGTTTAATGCATCAAGGGAGCAACTGGAGGTGCTGATTCATCCCCAGTCGGTCATCCACTCTATGGTACAGTACAAAGATGGCTCGGTACTGGCGCAGATGGGGTTGCCGGATATGCAGACGCCCATTGCCTTTGCCATGGCCTATCCTGAAAGAGTGGATGCAGGTGTGAAACCGCTTGATTTTACTCAGGCGGGTGAACTGACTTTTATGGCGCCGGATATGTCGCGTTATCCATGCCTGCAGCTTGCGATCGAGGCGTGCTACAGTGGACAGGCGGCAACCACGTCGCTCAATGCGGCCAATGAAGTGGCAGTGGCCGAGTTTCTGGCCGGTGCAATACGTTTTACCGATATCGCGCGGGTCAACCAGCAAGTGCTGGAGCGGATTAACCTGGCAGAGCCGCGGAGTCTGGCGTGTGTGATGGCCTTGGATGCTGATGCACGACAGCTGGCGCAGCAAGTGATTCAGAAGGTAGCTA
- a CDS encoding phosphatidate cytidylyltransferase, which yields MLKQRILTALVLAPLVVAGIFLLPFSGFMLAIAGITLAGFWEWTQFVNPRSRLLAMVPPVFVLLASFLALPADAIELGHIQLPHHIMLAAGGAWWLFACLLVVTYPNQSGFWVRSTALRYLFGLLTLIPFFWGVVMLRAVNYAESPYLGAKLVMLVCLLVWAADSGAYFAGKRFGRRKMAPRVSPNKTLEGLAGGVVLAVVVAWATAKLLGVTFHSSGALLVTVVLTVVASVFGDLAESMFKRVSGIKDSGQILPGHGGILDRIDSLTAALPVFALLYLWLI from the coding sequence TTGCTTAAGCAACGAATTTTGACCGCATTGGTTCTGGCACCTTTGGTGGTTGCCGGAATTTTCCTGCTACCTTTTTCGGGTTTTATGTTGGCTATTGCAGGGATCACCCTGGCTGGCTTCTGGGAATGGACCCAGTTTGTTAATCCCCGTTCACGCCTGCTGGCGATGGTACCCCCTGTTTTCGTCTTACTGGCGTCTTTTCTGGCTCTCCCTGCGGATGCCATCGAATTGGGCCATATACAATTACCACATCACATCATGTTAGCGGCAGGTGGTGCCTGGTGGTTATTTGCCTGCCTCCTGGTTGTGACCTATCCGAACCAATCCGGCTTTTGGGTTCGCTCAACTGCGCTGCGCTATCTGTTTGGTTTACTGACATTGATCCCCTTTTTCTGGGGCGTTGTGATGTTACGTGCTGTTAACTATGCTGAATCTCCCTATCTGGGCGCTAAACTGGTGATGCTGGTGTGTTTACTGGTCTGGGCGGCTGACAGCGGTGCGTACTTTGCGGGCAAGCGATTTGGCCGCCGTAAAATGGCCCCCAGAGTCAGCCCGAATAAAACCCTGGAAGGACTTGCCGGTGGTGTGGTGCTCGCTGTTGTCGTCGCGTGGGCAACTGCGAAATTGCTGGGGGTAACTTTTCATAGCAGCGGTGCGTTATTAGTCACAGTTGTTCTGACTGTGGTTGCTTCTGTCTTTGGTGATCTGGCAGAAAGTATGTTTAAACGGGTTTCCGGTATTAAAGACAGCGGACAGATCTTACCCGGCCACGGTGGTATCCTTGACCGGATAGACAGCCTGACGGCAGCATTGCCCGTTTTCGCATTGCTCTATCTCTGGCTGATCTGA